A part of Drosophila ananassae strain 14024-0371.13 chromosome 2R, ASM1763931v2, whole genome shotgun sequence genomic DNA contains:
- the LOC6493538 gene encoding protein tantalus: protein MDNIVYDFAKITFQPKDVGLTENRPATSGNFSWSFKSMAMSDTEEMQDTPGCTRPEESDDSVSSVSNASDEADSQLSRAEDNDDDSDCLSGSSRSYIYSSRSGGARRRMPARLSKDNFNRVCSAIMKPQKKKQRKELSTNAQTLKSIEKIYTSKRMKKFTPTNLETIFEEPSDENAADAEDDSEECSISNQVRIVKFGGRKLRRAISFSDGLNKNKILLKKRRQKVKKTFGKRFALKKISMTEFHDRLNKSFDSAMLEGDDGELASGSGDASEMLPKTSMTMEDIQLPAATMTLSSQQFHMQPAGFE, encoded by the exons ATGGATAACATCGTCTACGACTTTGCCAAGATCACATTTCAGCCCAAGGACGTAGGATTAACTGAGAATAG GCCGGCCACTAGTGGCAATTTCTCCTGGAGTTTCAAGTCCATGGCCATGTCTGATACGGAGGAGATGCAGGACACCCCCGGGTGTACACGGCCTGAAGAATCGGACGACAGCGTAAGCAGCGTGTCCAACGCATCCGACGAAGCAGATTCCCAATTGAGTCGGGCTGAGGACAACGATGACGATAGCGACTGTCTCAGTGGATCCAGCCGCTCGTACATTTACAGTTCAAGGAGCGGTGGGGCGCGTCGCAGGATGCCCGCCCGTTTATCCAAGGACAACTTCAACCGGGTGTGCAGCGCCATTATGAAGCCGCAGAAGAAGAAACAGCGCAAGGAACTCAGTACCAATGCCCAGACACTTAAAAGCATCGAGAAGATCTACACTAGTAAGCGAATGAAGAAGTTCACGCCCACTAACTTGGAGACCATATTTGAGGAGCCGAGCGATGAGAATGCCGCTGATGCGGAGGACGACAGCGAAGAGTGCTCCATTAGCAACCAAGTAAGGATTGTGAAGTTCGGCGGACGTAAGCTTCGAAGAGCCATATCCTTCAGCGATGGACTGAACAAGAACAAGATTCTATTGAAAAAGCGGCGGCAGAAGGTCAAGAAGACGTTTGGCAAGCGTTTTGCCCTAAAAAAGATCTCCATGACAGAGTTCCATGATCGCCTGAACAAAAGTTTTGACAGCGCCATGCTGGAAGGCGATGACGGCGAGCTGGCCTCGGGATCTGGAGACGCTTCAGAGATGCTTCCCAAGACCTCCATGACCATGGAGGACATCCAGTTGCCAGCTGCCACGATGACGCTGAGCAGCCAGCAATTCCATATGCAACCCGCTGGATTCGAGTAG
- the LOC6506391 gene encoding serine protease 1, whose translation MKVLAVLLLGVIASASAFEKPVFWKDVPMGKSSIEGRITNGYPAYEGKVPYQVGLGFSKNGGGTWCGGSIIGNTWVMTAKHCTDGMESVTIYYGSVWRLQAQFTHWVGRGDFIEHGSGDISLIRTPHVDFWSLVNKVELPTYNDRGNNYQGYWAVVSGWGKTSDDGGVTEYLNCVDVQIGENSVCENYYGNFSGDLICIPTPENKGTCSGDSGGPLVIHDGGRQVGIVSFGSSAGCLSNGPKGMVRVTSYLDWIRDHTGIAYY comes from the coding sequence ATGAAAGTGTTGGCTGTTCTTCTCCTGGGGGTGATCGCCTCCGCCTCGGCCTTCGAGAAGCCCGTCTTCTGGAAGGACGTGCCCATGGGCAAGTCCTCGATCGAGGGTCGTATCACCAACGGATACCCGGCGTACGAGGGTAAGGTGCCCTACCAGGTCGGACTTGGCTTCAGCAAGAACGGAGGCGGCACCTGGTGCGGAGGCTCCATCATCGGCAACACCTGGGTCATGACCGCCAAGCACTGCACTGACGGCATGGAGTCGGTGACCATCTACTACGGATCTGTGTGGCGTCTCCAGGCTCAGTTCACTCACTGGGTGGGACGTGGCGACTTCATTGAGCACGGCTCCGGCGACATCTCCCTGATCCGCACTCCTCACGTCGACTTCTGGTCCCTTGTCAACAAGGTGGAGCTGCCCACTTACAACGACCGTGGAAACAACTACCAGGGCTACTGGGCCGTCGTCTCCGGCTGGGGCAAGACCTCCGACGATGGTGGTGTGACCGAGTACCTGAACTGCGTTGATGTCCAGATTGGCGAGAACTCGGTCTGCGAGAACTACTACGGCAACTTCTCTGGCGACCTCATCTGCATCCCCACCCCCGAGAACAAGGGCACCTGCAGCGGCGACTCTGGCGGCCCTCTGGTCATCCACGACGGTGGCCGCCAAGTGGGTATTGTCTCTTTCGGCTCCTCCGCCGGTTGCCTGTCCAACGGACCCAAGGGCATGGTCCGCGTCACCAGCTACTTGGACTGGATCCGCGACCACACTGGCATCGCTTACTACTAA
- the LOC123257109 gene encoding serine protease 1, translating to MKVLGVLLIVALALVAAFEKPIPVKDMPVGQNINGRITNGYPAYEGKVPYIVSLFFDNGNGSGWYCGGSIIDHTWVLTAAHCTNGAAGVNIGYGGVWRSQPQYTHYVHQNDFVQHHAYDTNTINNDISLIRTPHVDFWSLVNKVELPSYNDRYNNYYGSWALLSGWGKTSDDSGVAEYLNCVDIQIADNSICESYYGTTVITPNHVCIATPENKGSCGGDSGGPLVLHDGNRQVAIVSFGSSAGCLSNSPKGMTRVTSYLDWIRDNTGISY from the coding sequence ATGAAAGTGCTGGGAGTTTTACTAATTGTGGCTTTGGCCCTGGTGGCCGCCTTCGAAAAGCCAATTCCCGTGAAGGATATGCCCGTGGGTCAGAACATCAACGGTCGTATCACTAACGGATACCCGGCGTACGAGGGAAAAGTTCCGTACATTGTTAGCCTGTTCTTCGACAATGGCAACGGCAGTGGCTGGTACTGTGGTGGATCCATCATCGATCACACCTGGGTCCTCACCGCCGCTCATTGCACCAACGGAGCCGCCGGCGTGAACATCGGCTACGGAGGAGTGTGGCGTTCTCAGCCTCAGTACACCCACTACGTACACCAAAACGACTTTGTCCAGCATCACGCCTACGACACCAACACGATCAACAACGACATCTCTCTGATCCGCACCCCTCACGTCGACTTCTGGTCCCTGGTCAACAAGGTGGAGCTGCCCAGCTACAACGATCGCTACAACAATTACTACGGTTCGTGGGCCCTTCTCTCTGGATGGGGCAAGACCTCCGATGACAGTGGAGTGGCCGAGTACCTCAACTGCGTTGACATCCAGATCGCGGACAACTCCATCTGCGAGTCCTACTACGGCACCACGGTGATCACGCCTAACCACGTATGCATTGCTACTCCGGAGAACAAGGGCTCCTGCGGCGGCGACTCCGGCGGTCCCCTTGTCCTCCACGACGGGAACCGCCAGGTGGCCATTGTGTCCTTCGGCTCCTCCGCTGGCTGCCTCTCCAATAGCCCTAAGGGAATGACCCGTGTGACCAGCTATCTGGACTGGATCCGCGACAATACTGGCATTTCTTactaa
- the LOC6493536 gene encoding serine protease 1, with protein sequence MKVFVVLLLALASASAGILPKLTPVHPKDMKRSDSIQGRITNGQAAAEGQFPYQVGISFSSNSGSWWCGGSLIKTEWVLTAAHCTNGASGATISLGATVRTKPAQTLVVSSTNFRQHESYSSILLRNDISLIKIPAVAVSDIINTIALPEVSNSYSTYEGEKGIASGYGLESDSSNSVAAQLNWAPLNIVSNSICVDAYGSLVVVSSVLCTQTANAVSTCSGDSGGPLAVNGVQVGVVSFGSSAGCEKGYPNGFTRITSFIPWIQSKINA encoded by the exons ATGAAAGTTTTCGTAGTCCTCCTTCTGGCCttggcctccgcctccgccggCATCCTGCCCAAGCTGACCCCTGTCCACCCCAAGGACATGAAGCGCAGTGACTCCATTCAGGGTCGTATTACCAATGGCCAGGCAGCCGCAGAGGGCCAGTTCCCCTACCAGGTGGGAATCAGcttcagcagcaacagcggcaGTTGGTGGTGCGGCGGTTCCCTGATTAAAACTGAATGGGTTCTGACCGCTGCCCACTGCACCAATGG AGCTTCTGGCGCGACCATCTCTCTGGGCGCTACTGTTCGCACCAAGCCAGCACAAACCTTAGTCGTTTCCAGCACAAACTTCCGTCAACACGAGAGCTACAGTTCTATACTCCTGCGCAACGATATCTCACTGATCAAGATCCCCGCCGTAGCTGTCTCCGATATTATTAACACTATTGCTCTGCCCGAGGTATCCAACAGCTACTCCACCTACGAAGGAGAGAAGGGCATTGCCTCTGGATACGGTCTGGAGTCGGACAGTTCCAACTCTGTAGCCGCCCAATTGAATTGGGCACCACTTAACATTGTTTCCAATTCCATATGCGTGGATGCATATGGATCGCTTGTTGTCGTTAGTAGTGTTCTGTGCACGCAAACCGCGAATGCCGTTTCCACCTGCAGCGGAGACTCTGGCGGACCTTTGGCCGTCAACGGCGTCCAAGTCGGAGTAGTCTCGTTCGGATCTAGCGCCGGATGTGAGAAAGGATACCCGAATGGCTTTACCCGTATTACGTCCTTTATTCCCTGGATCCAAAGCAAAATTAATGCCTAA
- the LOC6493535 gene encoding serine protease 1 — MKVLVVFALALAYASAGVPIEPREVPIEPREVPIEPREVPIQPRAVPIMPRAVPIQPRLLPAVSSIEGRITNGQAAADGQFPYQVGLSFSSSSGSWWCGGSIIDHEWVLTAAHCTNGASAVTIYYDATVRTSPKLTHTVSSSNFIQHASYNSVVLRNDISLIKTPYVTYTSNIKNVPLPKLASSYSTYAGQTAIASGFGKTSDSATSVANHLNFMVSTVITNSVCAGTYGSLIITNGVICIETVKSISTCNGDSGGPLVLQSDGELIGVTSFVSSNGCESNSPAGFARVTHFREWIETNSGI; from the exons ATGAAAGTGCTTGTTGTCTTCGCCTTGGCCTTGGCCTACGCCTCCGCCGGAGTGCCCATTGAGCCCCGTGAGGTGCCCATTGAGCCCCGTGAGGTGCCCATTGAGCCCCGTGAGGTGCCCATTCAGCCTCGTGCGGTGCCCATCATGCCCCGTGCAGTGCCCATCCAGCCCCGTCTCCTGCCCGCTGTCTCCTCGATCGAGGGTCGCATCACCAACGGCCAGGCCGCCGCCGACGGACAGTTCCCCTACCAGGTCGGACTAAGCTTCTCCAGCTCCAGCGGCAGCTGGTGGTGCGGTGGATCCATCATTGACCACGAATGGGTGTTGACCGCTGCCCACTGTACCAACGG TGCCTCCGCCGTGACCATCTACTACGACGCCACTGTCCGTACCAGCCCCAAGCTGACTCACACCGTCTCCAGCTCCAACTTCATTCAGCACGCCAGCTACAACTCGGTGGTCCTGCGCAATGACATCTCCCTGATCAAGACCCCCTACGTCACCTACACCAGCAACATCAAGAACGTTCCCCTGCCCAAATTGGCCAGCTCCTACTCGACCTACGCCGGCCAGACTGCCATCGCCTCTGGCTTCGGAAAGACCTCTGATTCCGCCACCTCTGTTGCCAACCATCTTAACTTCATGGTCTCCACCGTTATCACCAACTCTGTTTGCGCTGGAACCTACGGCTCCCTGATCATTACCAACGGAGTCATCTGCATTGAGACTGTCAAGTCCATTTCCACCTGCAACGGCGACTCCGGCGGCCCATTGGTTCTGCAGAGCGACGGAGAACTTATCGGTGTCACCTCGTTTGTGTCTAGCAACGGCTGCGAATCCAACAGCCCGGCCGGTTTCGCTCGCGTCACTCACTTCCGCGAATGGATCGAGACTAACTCTGGTATCTAA
- the LOC6493534 gene encoding serine protease 1, producing the protein MKFLIILALAVAASAFPEAELTHRTREMPVIEGRITNGKTASVGQFPYQVGLSLKLSAYSSAWCGGSLIGNQWVLTAAHCTDGVQSVTVYLGATVRTSAEVTHTVSSSNIIIHSGWNSSNLKNDISLIKIPSVSYSSRIQAAALPAKSSSYSTYAGEAAIASGWGRTSDSSSSVATNLQYAQLTVITNTVCANTYGSSIVTSGNICVSTPNGVSTCNGDSGGPLVLASSKVQIGLTSFGAAAGCEKGYPAAFTRVTSFRDWISTKTGI; encoded by the coding sequence CGCCCTGGCCGTCGCCGCCTCCGCCTTCCCCGAGGCCGAGCTGACCCACCGCACTCGCGAGATGCCCGTGATTGAGGGTCGCATCACCAACGGCAAGACCGCCTCCGTCGGTCAGTTCCCCTACCAGGTGGGACTTTCCCTCAAGTTGAGCGCCTACTCCAGTGCCTGGTGCGGCGGTTCCCTGATCGGCAACCAGTGGGTGCTGACTGCTGCTCACTGCACTGATGGAGTCCAGTCCGTGACCGTCTACTTGGGCGCCACCGTGCGTACTTCTGCCGAGGTCACCCACACCGTCTCCAGCTCCAACATCATCATCCACTCCGGCTGGAACAGCTCCAACCTGAAGAACGACATCTCTCTGATCAAGATCCCCAGCGTGAGCTACTCATCCAGGATCCAGGCCGCTGCTCTGCCCGCCAAATCTAGCTCGTACTCGACCTATGCCGGTGAAGCCGCGATTGCCTCTGGATGGGGACGCACCAGCGACTCCTCCAGCTCCGTCGCCACCAACCTCCAGTACGCTCAACTTACTGTCATCACCAACACCGTGTGCGCCAACACCTACGGCTCTTCGATTGTGACCTCCGGCAATATCTGTGTGTCCACCCCCAACGGCGTCTCCACCTGCAACGGTGACTCCGGTGGCCCCCTGGTCCTGGCGTCCAGCAAGGTCCAGATCGGTCTTACCTCCTTCGGAGCCGCTGCCGGTTGCGAGAAGGGCTACCCCGCCGCCTTCACCCGTGTGACCAGCTTCAGGGATTGGATCTCTACCAAAACTGGCATTTAA